In Rutidosis leptorrhynchoides isolate AG116_Rl617_1_P2 chromosome 6, CSIRO_AGI_Rlap_v1, whole genome shotgun sequence, the DNA window ATCATGCCCCGGCTTGTGTGATTAAACTACTTGAGAGTGTAAGGCGCAAATTTTTTTGGGGAGGGTCGGGTTCGGGGTTAAAAATGTCATGGGTCAAATGCGATATTGTCTTAAATTCTTACGAAAATGGGGGGGGTTAAACATCGGGTCTTTAAAAAACAAAAACTTGGCTCTTTTGGGGAAgtagtggtggaggtttaaaaccgaaaccgacTCACTTTGGGTTAAAATAATTCGAAGTATTCATGGTTCGTATGGTGGCTTGTTGTCAGATAGTGTAATATCACACTCTACGACAATAGGTACTTGGCGAAACATTATCTTAGCAGGTTCGGCTATGGAAGATTCTCATGTACCATTCAAAGGCTCTTTCACCAAAGTCATCGGAGATGGAAGTAATACTCTCTTTTGGCATGATCACTGGATTGGCGAAGTCAAACTATGCATGATGTTCCCTCGGTTATACAACCTCGAGCAATCTGCCCTGGTTACTGTTTCTGACCGTGTACCCGAGGGAGGATTTGCTTGGAACTGGAGAAGAACACCCACTGGACGAGCAGCAAGAGAATTCGAAGACCTAATCCTTTTGTTATCCTCTTTTATTTTTGATCGCAGGCAGGTGGACAAATGGAAGTGGTCGATTGCATCAGATGGTATCTTTAGAGTGAAGACGCTGGCGACTGAACTCGACATGCATTCTCTTCCAACGTGCACCGCTCAAAATAATACTCTGAGGAATAATCTTGTGCCAAAAAAAATAGAAATTTTTGTGTGGAGAGCGCTCAAGAAAAGGCTTCCCGTTAGGCTCGAGCTAGATAAAAGGGGGATCGACCTTCATAGCGTGAGATGCCCGCTTTGCGATGATGATTTGGAATCCGTAGATCACTCACTCATCTTTTGTAAGAACGCTTTCGATGTTTGGGAGCGTGTTTTCAAATGGTGGAACTTGGGTAATTTTTTGCTACTAAGTCTACATGAAATCTTCGAAGGAAATGCAAATTTGAACAACACACTTTCGGGGTTCGGTAAGAAAATTTGGCAAGCTTCAATGTGGTGTTGTGCGTACCTAATTTGGAAGAACCAGAATAATATGGTATTTCAAAATAAATGTTGGAACGCACCGTTAGCGCTTAACGAAATTCAAGTCAAATCTTTCGAATGGGTGGCAACGAGATCGGCAAGAACGAAAATTGATTGGCACACGTGGCTGTCTAATCCAAGCTTCTACTTTTCGATTTCTTAGGTTTTAAATCCTTTGAGCTGCAGCCTTTGTAACCCAAGGATGTTCATGTTGTAGTGTATagttttttctttcttttcatgTTCTGTTTTGGTCGAGTTTTGTTGTAGCATAGTCGTGTCTTCCTGATGTACTGTTTCGATGCATAGGATGTTCCTATGCCTCCTGTTTTTCCTGTTTAATAcaatttgcttttcaaaaaaaaaaaaacatactaactaaatattttattattactgtattatttATAGTTTTATTCTATCCAGACTCGGCATGTCCCACACAGACAGAGTCTTCCAGGTATATCTACTTCACGTATGACACAAATTCAAATCCACGGTCGTTAAAGAATTAACGAAAAAATGAGGGTCGctacactacctacccgttaaagaaatttcgtcccgaaatttagctgGTGGTAGTCGTTGttgcatctgagaacaaatgcggatacttctgcctcatcttgtcttcatgctcccaagtaaactcgggtccttatATAGCGTTCCAACGATCTCTAATGATCGGTATATTGCTTTGTTTAAGTTTCttgacctctcgatccataatctcaacaggttcttcgacgaaGTGAAGTTGATCATCAATCCGGATCTCGTCAAGAGAAATTGTAACATCTTCTTCAgccaaacatttcttcaagttatacACATGAAAATTGTCGTGAATACTACTCACCTCTTATGACAATTTCAGCCGATAAGCCGATGGTCCAATCGTTTCAGTGatttcaaacggtccaacatattgAGGGCTTAACTTACCTCATTTACCAAAACATACAACACCTTTCCAagatgataccttcaacataacacagtCGTCGACCTGAAACTCGAATGGTTTCCTttgaacatcagcatagctcttttgccgacttctggccgACTTAAGTCGTTTCTTAATATGAACAATCTTCTCTGTAATCTCTTGAATAATCTCTGGGCCTGTTCATTTTCGATCCCCAACTTCCTTCCAACAAATGGGAGATCTACATTTTCTACCATACAGTGCCTCAAATGGTGCAAtgttaatgctcgcatgataattgttgttgtaagaaaactcagctaacgataTATATTTATCCCAAacatttccaaaatcaattacacacGCGCGAAGCATGTCTTCTAAAGTctaaatggtcctttcactctgaccatctgtctgtgggtgataagcggtactCATATCCAGCTGAGTTTCCAAAGCTTCCTGTAACGATTACCAAAACcttgatgtaaatcgactgtctcggtcagaaataatggatataggaactccatgtctAGATACAATTTCTTTCAAATATAAGCCAGCCAACTTCTTCATTTTATCAATTTCCTTCATAGGCATGAAATGTACAGATTTCGTGAGTCGGTCAACAAATACCCATATGGTGTCATAACCACCCAAGATTTACATTAACTTAGTAATAAAGTTCATTGTAATGTGTTAccacttccactcgagaatctcGGGTTGTTGTAAAAGTCAAttggtttctgatgttcggctttgactttcgaacaagtcaaacattttTTCACATACGTAGCAACCTCttccttcaaattaggccaccaatagtgttctttgagatcatggtacatcttcccagATCCAAGATGATTCGAATATCCAGATTTATGAGCTTCATCTAGTACAAGCTTTCTCAGTTCACCAAACTTTAGAACCCAAATCCGTCGTGCAAAGTAACGAGTTTCATCTTCTTTTACTTCAGATTGTTTATCAAAACCATTAATCATCTCACCCTTCAGATTCTCTTCCTTTAGGGCTTCCCGTTACGCCTCAAGGAATTCTTTAGTGAGATTTGTTAATATAGTCATGTTTAGAGCTCGAACTCTTAACGGTTTAACTCTTTCCTTTTGACATAAAGCATCAGCTACTACATTAGCCTTTCTGGAAtggtagcgaatctcacaatcatagtcattcaataactcaacccagcggcgttgcctcatgttcagttgcttctggtcgaaaatgtgttggaggctcttgtgatcggtgaatacaGTACATGTGattccatatagataatgtctccacatcttaagTGCTAAAAATAAAAtacccaactctaaatcatgagttatgTAGttatgttcgtgaatcttcagttgtcaagaggcataagcaataaccttggttcattgcatcaaaacacaaccaaaatcCTGGCATGAAGCATCGCAATATATGACAAAGTCATCGTTCCATTCGGGTAGTGACAAGATAGGTGATGAGGTCAATTTCTTCTTCAATAGTTGGAACGTGGTTTCCTGTTCAGAAGTCCAGTCATACTTCTTTCCTTTATGTGTCAATGTTGTCAACAGTttggctattcgagaaaaatcttgaataaacctcgaATAGTAACTAGCTagacctaaaaattgacgtatctgtgtTGGAGTCTTCGAATTTTCCCATTTCTTAATGGCTTCAATCTTAGCAGGGTCAACTTGAATTCACCGACTACAaacaatgtgaccgaggaattgcacttctttcaaccaaaagtcacacttggagaatttagcgtatagctcttcttttctcaataattctagcaccaaTCTTAAGTGttgttcgtgctcttggtcattctttgagtaaatcagaatgtcatctatgaagacaataacaaacttgtccatgTACGGGCTACACAcgattcatcagatccatgaacacagctggtgcgttagttaatctgaACGACATAACCAAAGACTCATAATGACCGTagtgtgttctgaaagcagttttaggaatatcaacttctttcaccctcaactggtgataacttgGCCTtagatcgatctttgagtaaacacttgacccttgcaaCTAGTCAAATAGATCGTCGATTTTTCAGAAGAGGGTATTGATTCTTAATTATCAACTTGTTCAGtttacggtaatcgatacacattcggaaagatccatctttcttcttaacaaacaaaatcagagctccccacggtgaagaaaTTAGTCGaataaatcctcgatctaacaaCTCTTGTAATTGGCTCTTCAGTTCTTGCATCTTAGTAGGTGAAAGTCTATATGGTGAACATGCTACAGGTgatgctacaggtgcagctccaggCACTAGATCAATTTGAAACTCTACCGATCTATGCAGGGGTGATCCGGGAAATTCCTTCGGAAAGACTTTGGGAAATTTCTTTTACAATGATCACATCATcaatgctcttttcttcggttgtATTCTTCTTCACGTGAGCCAAAATAGCATGACAACCCTTTCTCATAAACTTCCGTGTATTTATACAGCTGATGAGATTCAACTTTGGGTTACTCTTCTCCCCATAAACCATTGACGGTAATCCATTCTTGCGAGGAAAACGGATCACCTTCTTATTAGAAATAATCTCCGCTCTCATCATAGAcatccagtccataccgactatcacgtcaaaacttcccaattccaCGGGTATTAAATCAATTTCAAATGTCTCCTCAGTCAGAAGAGTCTTACAATTACGACAAATCTTGTTAACTTTAACcaacttaccattagctaattcaacaaTGTGGTTATCATCTAGGGGTAATAATGAGCAGTTCATCTTAGAGAAAAAAGCTCTacatatataacttctatcggcacgagTATTAAATAGGATATAAGTTAATACATTGTTTATgataaatgtacccgtaacaagctcagaGTCATCTCGTGCATCTTTAGCATTGATGTTAAAAGCTCTTCCACGTGCTTGATCATTGCCTTTCTTCTTGGTTGGACAATGGTTCTTGACATGACATGTTTTCCCGCACACATAACAAGTCTTAGTAGTTGGAACGGTTGGCTTGACTACAGGAGTTTTGACTCTACAATCCTTAGCTATGTGTCCCGTATTCTTACAGTTGTCACAACCACAGTGCATAATCCCGAATGGTGTTTGTAGCATCTTTTGCATAAGGGTTGAAATCCCTTGTAGTTGGAACTACCAATTGCTCCATCACGGTTATTATGGGAGGTCTCTTATCTCCTGGGGTGTTGTTGATAACCACACTTATTCTTATCATCATCCCATTTTTTTTTCACTTCACTTGTCTTCACATCAGTAGACGATGTCTTTTTCGTACGATCCATAAGTTGGTGCGCCATCCTGATGGCTTATTGCATCATTTTCGATTTGGATGATGTTACACCACCCTGAATATCCTCTGATAAACCCTCAACATATAACTCTACCTTTGGATCTTCGGTAGCTACCAGTGTAGTACACATTAAGTCCAGATCCATAAAATGTTTTTTATAAGTAGTAAGGTCAGTACCAACGACCTTCAAGTTTCGCAACTTAGTTTTCATCCTCTTAACTTCATTCCGAGGACAATACTCATCAACTAGAATTCTTTTCAACACATACCAACTAATTCCATAAGCCGTATCCATACCTACACCTTGAGAATAAGTATTCCACCACATAAGTTCACTGTCCTGAAGCGCGCATGTGGCATATTTGACTCTGTCATCATCATTACAACCACTTATCTTGAACACTGATTCCATCTTTTCGATCCAACAGGTCAATCTGACAGGTCCTTCAATTCAACTAAAATTTTGTGGCTTGCATCCCATAAACATCTTAAATGAGCATTTAGTAGGTGGATTTCCTTTTCCAGTAGCAGCTCTTGCTGCCTCAGCCACAGCCAATCCTTCAGACACATGTTGGGCCATCATAGTCTCAATCTGAGCATACGGCATACGAGGCATGTTtcttcaaaataaaaaaaaacaatgaACACATGTTAATTACAATATACAAAGATATAAccattgcaatatatatatatatatatatatatatatatatatatatatatatatatatatatatatatatatatatatatatatatatatatatatatatatagtagcaaTGAACTATAACAGCAACCACACACATTTATTAAAACAATCAAACcaatattcatattataaaatcccATATATAGAAATAGATGAGCATTTTAGTACAAATGTCTAGGGCTAATACACTCCCTTTAGTTTAATCGTAATAAATAAAATGAATGTCTACTATATtcaaaataaataaagtaaataaaCTGAATGTCTACTATATTCATAATAAATAAAGTAATGATTCTACTCAGAAGTTGAATCCTTCTTAAGTAGGTATGTAACATCCCAATATTTTTGTTCCAGCATCGAGTCTCGCCGTGGGCTAACAAAGGAGCTGATGGTGATTTCCTTTAAAAAGGTCGACATGGCTTTtcagctttaagccgcgccgcggcctataACGGCAGAAAGTGCTGATCAGCATTTTTAAATAAGGGTTttcgagggcattttggtctttccgCATATTAGACAGATCATATCTATGAGATCTGGTCCATCCAcctcatttattcatttcttttcctttttcttctccattttctctcattCTCTTCAAACCCTAATACGTTCAAAGTGAGATTTGGAAGTGAAGAAGTtatattcgatctttggagcaagaagaaacattgttctcctcattcttagctacacggtgatactagtggtaagtacTATCTCCAAAATTCATTCTTTTGATTCATTGTTCATATCTAGGGTTTGAATGTTTGTTCATGAGTAAAATCCTAT includes these proteins:
- the LOC139854821 gene encoding uncharacterized protein, which codes for MEDSHVPFKGSFTKVIGDGSNTLFWHDHWIGEVKLCMMFPRLYNLEQSALVTVSDRVPEGGFAWNWRRTPTGRAAREFEDLILLLSSFIFDRRQVDKWKWSIASDGIFRVKTLATELDMHSLPTCTAQNNTLRNNLVPKKIEIFVWRALKKRLPVRLELDKRGIDLHSVRCPLCDDDLESVDHSLIFCKNAFDVWERVFKWWNLGNFLLLSLHEIFEGNANLNNTLSGFGKKIWQASMWCCAYLIWKNQNNMVFQNKCWNAPLALNEIQVKSFEWVATRSARTKIDWHTWLSNPSFYFSIS
- the LOC139854822 gene encoding uncharacterized protein produces the protein MAHQLMDRTKKTSSTDVKTSEFQLQGISTLMQKMLQTPFGIMHCGCDNCKNTGHIAKDCRVKTPVVKPTVPTTKTCYVCGKTCHVKNHCPTKKKGNDQARGRAFNINAKDARDDSELVTGTFIINNVLTYILFNTRADRSYICRAFFSKMNCSLLPLDDNHIVELANGKLVKVNKICRNCKTLLTEETFEIDLIPVELGSFDVIVGMDWMSMMRAEIISNKKVIRFPRKNGLPSMVYGEKSNPKLNLISCINTRKFMRKGCHAILAHVKKNTTEEKSIDDVIIVKEISQSLSEGISRITPA